A part of Paenibacillus sp. sptzw28 genomic DNA contains:
- a CDS encoding GNAT family N-acetyltransferase: MLKMRKANITDHQFLVRIDSKNDGYTVPDEAEMSEQEKEEHIKKIEGYLTDSNKGAYIIEDSAFSKPIAMIMYSIANRDSVYPWTVFHELDQNLFQSDGQFMEIFQLWVHPNYRRLGLATKLKLKLEEKAQHHKVDLIYTHTEETNTHVIKLNEKIGYKKVRRGPIWDDVIRVSLIKKLN; this comes from the coding sequence ATGCTAAAAATGCGAAAAGCTAATATAACTGACCACCAATTCTTGGTTCGAATTGACTCGAAAAACGATGGGTACACAGTTCCGGATGAAGCTGAAATGTCAGAACAAGAAAAAGAGGAACATATTAAGAAAATAGAAGGGTATCTAACTGACTCAAATAAAGGTGCATATATTATTGAGGATTCCGCTTTTAGCAAACCGATTGCAATGATAATGTACTCCATAGCAAATAGAGATTCAGTGTATCCCTGGACAGTATTCCACGAGTTAGATCAAAATTTATTTCAAAGTGATGGTCAGTTTATGGAAATATTTCAATTATGGGTTCATCCGAATTATCGCAGATTAGGGTTAGCGACTAAATTAAAACTGAAGTTGGAGGAAAAGGCCCAACATCATAAAGTTGATTTAATTTACACACATACAGAAGAAACGAATACCCATGTAATTAAACTCAATGAGAAAATTGGTTACAAAAAGGTTCGGCGTGGTCCAATTTGGGATGATGTTATTCGAGTAAGCTTAATCAAGAAACTAAACTAA
- a CDS encoding sigma-70 family RNA polymerase sigma factor translates to MHDLLEEAVRNWIAGDKEAFVRVYEYSKQDVYRIVLLLTSSPQDASDVLNEVYLQVWKSVHKYNSKKPFKFWIHGIAVCQAKEYKRKNWRRFRLFQKQTEELIHPISSPAASTEIMRQEVRSELLDQILELPFKLKIVVILRYYQDYDLSEIAELLQIPIGTVKSRHHLAMKKLRKNLNENFEEKVESPYVY, encoded by the coding sequence ATGCATGATTTATTGGAAGAAGCAGTACGTAACTGGATAGCAGGGGATAAGGAGGCATTTGTTCGCGTGTACGAATATTCAAAGCAAGACGTATACCGTATCGTTTTGTTATTGACCTCATCCCCACAAGATGCAAGTGACGTTTTAAATGAGGTATATCTACAAGTTTGGAAATCCGTACATAAATACAATTCAAAAAAGCCATTTAAGTTTTGGATCCATGGAATTGCTGTTTGCCAAGCGAAAGAATATAAGCGCAAAAATTGGAGAAGGTTTCGATTATTTCAAAAACAGACAGAGGAATTGATACACCCGATTTCTAGTCCTGCTGCGTCTACAGAAATAATGCGTCAGGAAGTACGTTCCGAGTTGTTGGATCAGATTCTCGAATTACCTTTCAAACTAAAAATAGTAGTAATACTCCGTTATTATCAAGATTACGATTTATCGGAAATAGCGGAGTTGTTGCAAATCCCTATTGGAACAGTTAAATCACGTCATCACTTAGCGATGAAAAAATTGAGAAAAAATCTAAATGAAAACTTTGAAGAAAAGGTGGAATCTCCATATGTCTATTGA
- a CDS encoding DUF3600 domain-containing protein translates to MSIEEQIRYDLRRFVQKLVVPVDTDYRITQTIGQRINPKQRHKKLLTALLVTGVLVLAAAVPATLHADRIYGSFESIKKKATYVTKTEYMNLSAKFAGWDDQLGDEYPKLEKLMKRVIAIVIENGDNGILDPNTLNSKLRKEYKQILMDMQPYFDKLNKEPISRNYLNEQEYDSFIEANLSFQSVLAKLGVKNGSTIDETKLSNDMAKQLREAREQMRYARSLVITRSTNETG, encoded by the coding sequence ATGTCTATTGAGGAACAAATTCGATATGACCTCAGAAGATTTGTTCAAAAATTAGTAGTACCTGTTGATACAGACTACAGGATAACTCAAACTATTGGGCAACGAATTAACCCGAAACAGAGACATAAAAAACTGTTGACTGCTTTACTGGTTACGGGCGTATTGGTTTTGGCAGCTGCAGTCCCAGCAACGTTACATGCGGATCGTATATATGGGTCATTCGAATCAATAAAAAAGAAAGCCACCTATGTTACAAAAACAGAATATATGAACCTAAGTGCGAAATTCGCCGGGTGGGATGACCAACTTGGAGACGAGTACCCGAAACTTGAGAAATTGATGAAGCGAGTGATCGCCATTGTGATCGAAAATGGTGACAATGGGATTTTGGATCCGAATACTCTTAATAGTAAGCTTCGTAAGGAGTATAAGCAAATACTTATGGATATGCAGCCTTATTTCGATAAACTAAACAAGGAGCCAATATCACGAAATTACTTAAACGAACAAGAGTACGATTCTTTTATCGAGGCTAACTTAAGCTTTCAAAGCGTCTTGGCGAAACTTGGAGTTAAAAACGGTAGCACCATAGATGAAACTAAGTTATCTAATGATATGGCTAAACAACTTAGAGAAGCAAGAGAACAAATGAGGTACGCTCGTTCACTCGTAATTACACGTTCAACAAATGAAACTGGCTAA
- a CDS encoding IS256 family transposase: protein MGLWTKQQLRQFIKENKLVSAQDAQNALKELFAETLQEMLEAEMDEHLGYEKHDMQNKQTTNSRNGKSKKTIVSEYGDQEIAVPRDRQGEFEPLVVKKHQSNVTGIEDQIIALYAKGVSTREIQDHLQNLYGIEVSPTFISNVTNKIIPLIKEWQNRPLQGVYAVVFLDAIHFKVKQDGAIVNKAAYMVIGIDLDGNKDVLGMWIGEHESAKFWLNVLNDLKNRGVHDILIICVDNLTGFSQAIQACYAKTDIQKCIIHQIRNSTRYVSYKDLKKVTADLKPIYKAATEEMALVELDRFEETWGNKYPLIIRSWRNNWDELATFFKYPPEIRKLIYTTNIIESYHRQLRKVTKGKSIFPTDESLLKMLYLATMDVTRKWTGRVQNWGQMLLQLSVFYPDRIGEHLR from the coding sequence ATGGGATTATGGACGAAGCAGCAACTCCGGCAGTTCATCAAGGAGAATAAGTTGGTCTCTGCGCAGGATGCACAGAATGCGTTGAAAGAGCTGTTTGCCGAAACGCTGCAGGAGATGCTGGAAGCCGAGATGGATGAACATCTGGGCTATGAGAAGCACGACATGCAGAACAAGCAGACGACCAACAGTCGTAATGGCAAGAGTAAGAAAACCATCGTAAGCGAGTACGGTGATCAGGAGATCGCCGTTCCCCGTGACCGGCAAGGGGAATTTGAACCCCTGGTGGTGAAGAAGCACCAGTCTAATGTGACCGGCATTGAAGATCAGATTATTGCCCTTTATGCCAAAGGTGTCAGCACGCGTGAGATTCAGGATCATCTGCAAAATCTGTATGGGATTGAGGTCTCTCCCACCTTTATTTCTAACGTGACCAACAAGATCATACCCTTGATTAAGGAATGGCAGAACCGGCCGCTCCAAGGCGTGTACGCGGTTGTCTTCCTGGATGCCATACACTTCAAGGTGAAGCAAGATGGTGCCATTGTCAATAAAGCCGCCTACATGGTAATCGGCATCGACCTGGATGGCAACAAGGATGTACTGGGCATGTGGATTGGTGAGCATGAATCCGCCAAGTTCTGGCTTAATGTTCTAAACGACCTGAAGAACCGGGGCGTGCATGATATCCTTATCATCTGTGTCGACAATCTGACCGGTTTCAGCCAAGCGATTCAGGCTTGTTACGCGAAAACGGACATTCAGAAGTGTATCATCCACCAGATCCGAAACTCCACCCGTTACGTCTCTTACAAGGATCTGAAGAAGGTAACAGCTGACCTGAAGCCGATTTACAAAGCAGCGACGGAAGAAATGGCACTCGTCGAGCTCGATCGCTTCGAGGAAACCTGGGGGAATAAGTACCCGCTCATCATTCGCTCTTGGCGCAATAACTGGGATGAGCTGGCCACCTTCTTCAAGTATCCACCCGAAATCCGCAAGCTCATTTACACCACCAACATCATCGAGAGTTACCACCGCCAACTTCGCAAAGTGACGAAGGGAAAAAGCATCTTCCCGACGGATGAATCCTTGTTGAAAATGCTTTATCTGGCCACCATGGATGTTACGCGTAAATGGACAGGCCGCGTTCAAAACTGGGGTCAAATGCTGCTGCAGCTCTCCGTTTTCTATCCGGACCGCATCGGAGAGCATCTGCGATAA
- a CDS encoding leucine-rich repeat domain-containing protein encodes MKGNTVIFKDKNLERMVRVQLQVYKEDLTDINLLKLRHIFPKYDDGIVSSLSGMEHAKNLLEFMVTSNSEFDVNELKYLPESLCGLVVNKSRLMNIDNMNDLVLTKLSSVCFSDNRLADLSPLAFFPSLTRVDVANNQIEDILPLNLLTELDCVILRNNPVKNIHELHLPKLRYLYIDGIDAMDWSFLLSGFPKLEYVSISDEGMTNGSRKRMCKKFAVSWTQQDGLAKLYNDSSRKQ; translated from the coding sequence ATGAAAGGGAACACCGTAATTTTTAAGGATAAGAACCTGGAGCGTATGGTGCGCGTACAGCTTCAAGTATACAAAGAAGATCTTACAGACATCAACCTGCTTAAGCTGCGTCATATCTTTCCGAAGTATGACGACGGAATTGTGTCCTCTTTAAGCGGAATGGAACATGCCAAGAATCTGCTCGAATTCATGGTCACTAGCAATTCGGAGTTCGACGTGAATGAGCTAAAATATCTTCCGGAGAGTCTCTGTGGACTGGTCGTGAATAAAAGCAGGTTGATGAATATTGATAACATGAATGACCTGGTGCTTACTAAATTAAGCTCTGTTTGTTTTTCGGACAACAGACTTGCTGATTTGTCTCCGCTTGCTTTTTTTCCATCGCTAACCCGGGTCGACGTTGCAAACAACCAAATAGAAGATATCCTTCCTTTAAACCTACTAACGGAGTTGGACTGCGTTATCCTGAGGAATAATCCGGTAAAGAACATTCACGAACTGCATCTTCCGAAACTCCGATACCTGTATATCGATGGCATCGACGCTATGGATTGGAGTTTCCTGCTATCGGGATTTCCAAAATTAGAATACGTATCGATCTCCGACGAGGGTATGACAAATGGCTCCAGGAAGAGAATGTGCAAAAAGTTTGCGGTCTCTTGGACGCAGCAAGACGGGTTGGCGAAGCTATATAATGACTCGAGCCGCAAGCAGTAG
- a CDS encoding immunoglobulin-like domain-containing protein, giving the protein MGKRLIYSAVLAVLMAGSAVGVYSGASPKESIMATEVASEDDFDVQRDIYRLEELIRKHFPDKRIYKSYKGPSLEEYGVFYIDNDNNRYVFLSDKDDAKAGHFKRDLERKLGGHIEIKHSKYPYLKLRGIQDEIVKNYDSISVGADVIGQVVKVQADWTEAEKKEVLRKYGDAVSVEIYDPGAIAPDGDSHIPNLPEPVQQVGGPNDKVFWPPNTNRFLDEAASAALEDEVYTKTGFPRFDGKLLDKYGLYTKLDSDDMPLPEGDLVFSINRLPKGMKTRISVTELNKSLKPVHEISNATFENAHGMRVEFPDRRNVMYGLRLELLNDAGDVVDGKVTVYAFSTDEINAIMEADKPIYRQADTLKIKLTNWGPTALEFGSWFGVQKWDSGRWKWLNGGQAFTDELRGVGPGGVYEDDFSIESLSLEPGKYRIVKTFDAANGDASATLAAPFEIIS; this is encoded by the coding sequence ATGGGGAAAAGGTTAATCTATTCGGCTGTGCTCGCGGTATTAATGGCGGGATCAGCGGTTGGCGTCTATTCAGGCGCTTCGCCGAAAGAAAGCATTATGGCGACGGAGGTGGCGTCGGAGGACGACTTCGACGTGCAACGCGATATTTATAGGTTGGAGGAGCTGATCCGCAAGCATTTTCCGGACAAGCGGATTTACAAGTCCTACAAGGGACCTTCACTTGAGGAGTATGGCGTTTTTTACATCGATAACGACAACAACCGGTACGTTTTTCTCAGTGACAAGGACGACGCTAAGGCGGGTCACTTCAAACGGGATTTGGAGAGGAAGCTTGGCGGACATATCGAGATCAAGCATTCGAAATACCCATATTTGAAACTACGTGGCATCCAGGACGAAATAGTGAAAAATTACGATTCCATCTCTGTCGGCGCGGACGTGATTGGGCAGGTCGTCAAAGTGCAAGCCGATTGGACCGAAGCCGAGAAAAAAGAAGTGCTGCGCAAGTACGGAGACGCAGTCTCGGTGGAAATCTATGATCCCGGGGCTATAGCGCCGGATGGTGACAGCCATATCCCGAATTTGCCGGAGCCGGTACAACAAGTCGGCGGACCGAATGACAAAGTGTTTTGGCCTCCAAACACAAATCGCTTCCTGGACGAGGCCGCATCGGCGGCGCTCGAAGACGAAGTGTATACGAAGACGGGTTTCCCTCGTTTCGATGGGAAGCTTCTCGATAAGTATGGTCTGTATACTAAGCTTGACAGCGACGATATGCCTCTGCCGGAAGGGGATCTCGTCTTTAGCATCAACAGGCTGCCGAAAGGGATGAAAACGAGGATCAGCGTGACGGAGCTCAATAAATCGTTGAAACCGGTACACGAAATTTCGAACGCGACGTTCGAGAACGCGCACGGAATGAGGGTTGAATTCCCCGATCGCAGGAACGTCATGTACGGGCTCAGACTCGAACTACTGAACGATGCCGGAGACGTCGTGGATGGGAAAGTAACGGTTTACGCCTTCTCAACAGACGAGATCAACGCCATAATGGAGGCTGACAAGCCAATATATCGGCAAGCTGACACTCTGAAGATCAAGCTGACCAACTGGGGGCCGACAGCGCTTGAATTCGGGTCGTGGTTCGGCGTACAGAAGTGGGATTCGGGTCGTTGGAAGTGGTTGAACGGAGGGCAAGCGTTTACGGATGAGCTTAGGGGAGTCGGTCCGGGCGGCGTTTACGAAGACGATTTTTCTATCGAATCATTAAGCCTCGAGCCCGGCAAATACCGAATCGTGAAAACGTTCGACGCCGCGAACGGTGATGCTAGCGCTACCCTCGCCGCCCCGTTCGAAATCATCTCCTGA
- a CDS encoding GNAT family N-acetyltransferase, whose amino-acid sequence MGFDLAKEHCGKGIMQEALNPIMEFGFTHMGLEIIEATVEQENDRSINLLEKLNFEREPELRDQLIYFFLSRERWET is encoded by the coding sequence ATCGGATTTGATTTAGCTAAAGAACACTGTGGAAAAGGAATAATGCAAGAAGCATTGAACCCTATAATGGAATTTGGCTTCACGCATATGGGCTTAGAGATAATTGAAGCTACTGTTGAACAAGAAAATGATCGATCAATTAACTTGCTTGAAAAACTTAACTTCGAAAGGGAACCTGAATTAAGAGATCAGTTGATATATTTCTTCTTAAGTCGAGAACGTTGGGAGACATAG
- a CDS encoding IS110 family transposase, with the protein MKFKQSDGQNQRIERITTSHLVVGIDMAKETHVAQATNFRGIVLSNRHLSFKNTQEGFEKLQRWLDALQQKHRLKSPIIGMEPTGHYWTNLANWLAQKGVHVVLVNPATTKRNKENRDNCPSKSDPKDALVIADVVSRGYYYDYTRQAPHFQRLRTIMSDREFWVTNSVRLQNRIVRWLDIRFPEYASVFKDWTCPRSMATLKEFPSPSDLNGQSTEGVITAWRKYMKRAGGSTGIQKAAELISTARQSVGDTTALREAKQDLQRLLEEYQRIANILEQIEKELVTLLGEIPLVSQLRSVKGLGTIYIAAILSGAGDLKQYAHGRQLLRKAGLNLAESMSGKRKGEIVISKRGDAKLRKYLYLATLTMVGTNPVFRQLHEHNVQVKHMSKQQSVFKLLGKLARILIGMVQSGETFTPEKTVHSYAQAA; encoded by the coding sequence ATGAAGTTTAAGCAATCGGACGGGCAAAATCAACGTATTGAACGAATTACCACTTCTCATCTTGTTGTGGGAATTGACATGGCAAAGGAAACCCATGTTGCACAAGCCACAAACTTCCGAGGAATCGTCCTTTCTAATCGGCATCTTTCGTTTAAGAACACACAGGAAGGATTCGAAAAATTACAACGGTGGTTGGATGCCTTACAGCAGAAACATAGATTAAAAAGTCCTATCATCGGCATGGAACCGACAGGGCACTATTGGACAAACTTGGCCAATTGGCTCGCCCAGAAAGGAGTACACGTTGTTTTGGTGAATCCAGCAACGACAAAACGAAACAAGGAAAACCGTGACAACTGTCCCTCCAAGAGCGATCCGAAGGACGCACTTGTGATCGCAGATGTTGTTAGCCGTGGCTATTACTATGATTACACTCGCCAAGCGCCCCACTTTCAAAGGTTACGCACCATTATGAGCGATCGAGAATTTTGGGTTACGAATAGTGTTCGATTGCAGAATCGTATTGTTCGCTGGCTGGATATTCGTTTCCCTGAGTATGCTTCCGTTTTTAAGGATTGGACTTGCCCTCGATCAATGGCGACCCTAAAAGAGTTTCCGTCTCCGTCTGATCTTAATGGCCAATCAACGGAAGGGGTTATTACAGCTTGGAGAAAATATATGAAGCGAGCTGGCGGTTCCACTGGCATACAGAAAGCCGCCGAATTAATTTCCACAGCCAGGCAGAGTGTGGGAGATACGACTGCGCTAAGGGAGGCTAAGCAAGATTTACAACGCTTGTTAGAGGAGTATCAGCGCATTGCCAATATTTTGGAACAGATCGAAAAAGAACTTGTAACTTTGCTAGGTGAGATACCTCTGGTCAGCCAACTTCGCTCGGTAAAAGGTCTAGGAACGATTTACATTGCAGCGATTCTGTCTGGTGCAGGTGACTTGAAACAGTACGCCCACGGGCGTCAGTTACTGAGGAAAGCCGGCTTAAACTTAGCCGAAAGCATGTCAGGAAAACGCAAGGGAGAGATCGTGATCTCGAAACGAGGAGATGCCAAACTACGAAAATATCTGTATCTCGCTACGCTTACAATGGTAGGGACCAATCCCGTCTTTCGGCAGCTGCATGAACATAATGTGCAGGTTAAGCATATGAGCAAGCAACAATCGGTGTTTAAACTGCTTGGAAAACTAGCTCGAATCCTAATCGGTATGGTTCAAAGCGGAGAGACGTTTACTCCTGAAAAAACAGTCCACTCATACGCTCAAGCAGCATAA